A window of the Zootoca vivipara chromosome 14, rZooViv1.1, whole genome shotgun sequence genome harbors these coding sequences:
- the LOC132593175 gene encoding uncharacterized protein K02A2.6-like produces the protein MATDSSFSPSKPASGDWEGYAARFNFLLQAKEVTNDAMKRATFFSVCGEETFEIARALLAPRDVATVSYKTIMERLKEHFSPQPSVVACRNAFYAKRQAPGETITGFVTSLRQAARLCNFSELENMLRDRLVGGLRDEMLQRRLYAKKDLTFQIALEEALATEAAERSTQEARPAPPSQPRVYHEDLTDESESDREEVHRVQRRTQAAHTPQQPRREGGNCASCGENHERRTCRFRNAECRQCRKLGHIARVCRARLTRRQASDDRPRSPRSHGTMHQGNSTEITDYQVFQLPHPSTEKIYIEVQIEGAPCRMELDTGSTLSIISARTLRELCPNGGPKLRPAPFTLRDFQKRKVPTMGVGTFRVQYRGRKQQLDLLVVKGPYVSLLGLAWFGPLGLAVTGVNRTSLQVDVDAICKEFPGVFDGALGRYTGPPIALQLDPAVRPIRHKACRVPFALKPRIDEELDRLVEQGVLEPVPNAPWETPIVTPVKPNGSVRICADYKCTINKALTAHAYPVPVVSHVLATLAGSKIFGKLDLAQAYQQLPVDEATAEAQTIVTHRGAFRVKRLQFGVSVAPGIFQNLMDSLLKGIPGVTPFFDDVLIAGPTPEEFEDRLRSVLHRFQTAGLKVKREKCLLGVPQVDFLGFKVDAEGVHPTGDKVRAICEAPAPKSKPELQSFLGLLNFYHAFLPHKAAVAEPLHRLLDKRAPWVWGQRQRAAFQAVKDLLVSNSVLAHFDERLPVVLACDASPYGIGAVLGHQLPDGREVPVAYFSQTLAAAERNYSQIDKEGLAIVKGVKKFHDFLYGRPFTIVTDHKPLLGLFAPEKQTPQVLSPRVLRWSIFLAGYQYALIHRPGKAMGHADVLSRLPLPETGPDPAPAQEVMTLELLPDRPIQAQEVAHHSTKDRVISRVLDWVWRGWPSSSPGPEFAGYTNRKHELSAHKGCLLWGSRVVVPQPLRKRVLTALHETHPGVVRMKALARSYVWWPGIDREIEAWVQHCQTCQESRPDPPRAPVQPWESARHPWSRLHVDFAGPFQGKTFFIVVDSFTKWLEVALVPSTSTAAAIRVLRKLFATHGLPDTLVSDNGTAFTSEEFQTFTAQNAIRHIRSAPFHPATNGQAERMVRTTKDSLRRMTQGDWEYRLAAFLLAQHSTPSTTTGRSPAELLMGRRLATRLDRLHPDRAQDEVVVGKGRNPRTFVAQDAVYAKNFGAGPAWVPATVTKVTGPVSYEVLTEGGQCWRRHCDQLRRRFPGGTREESGTEGSQGDSRAVRPVEREGWAGEAEAVGTEGRPEAGRTPEPEPQPSGSVAPDQTAPAQPAASEHEPEPEPLTKEHPRPQRTRRRPADLGDYECNFPGRTGT, from the coding sequence atggcaaccgacagcagcttctcgccatccaaaccagcatcaggagactgggaagggtacgccgcccgtttcaacttcctcctgcaagcgaaagaagtcaccaacgatgccatgaagagggcaacattcttcagcgtctgtggagaggagacgtttgaaatcgcccgggctctccttgcacctagagatgtcgctaccgtctcttacaaaacaataatggaacggctgaaggagcacttctcaccacagccctcggtggtagcttgccgaaatgccttctacgcaaagcggcaagccccgggggaaaccataactgggtttgtgacctccctccgccaagccgcccggctatgcaacttctcagagttggagaacatgcttcgtgaccgcctcgtcggtggcctgagggacgagatgttgcaacgacgcctctacgccaaaaaagacctcacgttccagattgctctggaggaagccctggcaaccgaagccgccgagaggtcaacgcaagaggcacgaccggccccgccatcccaaccgagggtctaccacgaagacctcaccgacgaatccgaatctgacagggaggaagtacaccgagtacagcggcgcactcaagcagcacacacaccacagcagcctcgacgagaaggagggaactgtgcaagctgcggggagaaccacgagaggaggacctgtcgtttccgcaacgcagagtgcaggcagtgcagaaaattgggacacatcgcccgggtgtgtcgggctcgactcacccgtcgacaagcatcagatgaccgacccaggagccccaggtcacacggcaccatgcaccaaggcaactcgacggagatcacggactaccaggtattccagttgccccatcccagcacagagaaaatttatatagaggtacagatagagggagccccatgccgcatggagctggacacgggttcaactctatccataatctcggcccgaacattaagggaactgtgccctaatgggggtcccaaactaaggccggccccattcaccctccgggacttccagaaacgtaaggtccctacaatgggggtggggaccttcagggtgcaatatcgagggcgaaagcaacaattggacttgctggtagttaagggcccctacgttagcttactgggactggcatggtttggacctctggggctagccgttaccggggtgaaccgcactagcttacaagtggacgtggacgccatatgcaaagagtttccaggggttttcgatggggcattgggacgatatacaggaccccccattgccctacagctagaccccgctgtacgacccatcaggcacaaggcctgccgggtcccgttcgccctgaaaccccgcatagacgaggaattggaccggctcgtggagcaaggagtactggagccggtgcccaacgccccctgggaaactccaattgtcacacccgtcaagcctaacggttcggtccgcatctgtgcagactacaaatgcaccataaacaaggctctcacggcccatgcatacccagtgccagtggtcagccatgtcctcgccaccctggctgggtcaaaaatctttggcaaactggacttggcccaagcgtatcaacagttgcctgtggacgaagccacagcagaggctcagacgattgtgacgcacagaggggcattcagagtaaagcggctgcaatttggcgttagcgtggcaccaggcatattccagaatctaatggactctctccttaaagggattcctggcgtcacccctttcttcgatgatgtactgatcgccgggcccacaccagaggaatttgaggaccgcctccgctccgtcctgcaccgtttccagacggcgggcctcaaggtgaagcgggaaaagtgtttactgggagtgccgcaggtggactttctgggatttaaggtggacgcagaaggggtccatccaaccggtgacaaggtacgggccatttgtgaggccccagcgcccaagagcaagcccgaacttcagtcattcttgggactattgaacttttaccatgccttccttccccataaggcagcggtagcggagcccctacacagactcctagataaaagggccccttgggtgtggggccagcgacaaagggccgcattccaggcagtcaaggacttgctcgtctcgaactcggtcttggcacacttcgacgagaggctgccagtggtgctggcatgcgacgcctctccctatggcatcggcgctgtcctgggacaccaactcccggatggaagagaggtgccggtggcatacttctcccagacgcttgctgcagccgaacgaaactactcacagattgacaaggagggtctggcaatcgtgaagggcgtaaaaaaattccatgatttcttgtacgggcggccctttaccatagtgactgaccacaagccgttgcttggcctgtttgcccccgagaagcagaccccccaagtgttgtctccacgtgtcctcaggtggtcaattttccttgccggctaccagtatgcactaatccaccgccctgggaaggcgatgggccacgcagacgtcctcagcaggctaccactaccagaaacaggccccgacccagcgcctgcgcaagaggttatgaccctggagctgcttcccgaccgacccattcaggcacaagaagttgcgcaccattccacaaaagatagggtcatctcccgggtcttggactgggtgtggcgaggatggcccagcagcagccccgggccagaattcgctggctacacaaaccgcaaacatgaactgtcggcccacaaggggtgcctgttatggggaagcagggttgttgttccccagcccctccgcaaaagggtcctcacagccctacacgagacacacccaggggtagtgaggatgaaggcccttgccaggagttatgtgtggtggccggggattgacagagagatagaggcctgggtccaacactgccagacctgccaagaatcccgcccggatcccccaagggccccagtccagccctgggagtccgcccgacatccatggtcacgcttgcacgtggactttgctggccccttccagggaaaaacattcttcatagtggtggattccttcaccaaatggctggaggtcgcactggtaccgtccacttctacggcggcagccatccgggtactacgtaagctttttgcaacccacgggctccctgacaccctcgtctcggacaatggaaccgcattcacgtcagaggagttccagaccttcacagcgcagaacgccatccgccacatccgctcagcaccattccaccctgccaccaatggccaagcggagcgcatggtgcggaccaccaaggacagcctccgccgcatgacacaaggggactgggaataccgccttgccgcatttcttctagcacagcacagcaccccaagcacaacgacgggccggagcccagctgaactactaatgggccggcgccttgcaactagactggaccgacttcaccccgacagagctcaggatgaggtagtggtggggaaaggcaggaacccccggacatttgtggcccaggacgcagtgtacgcaaagaattttggggcaggcccagcatgggtacccgccacagtcaccaaggtgaccggtcccgtgtcgtacgaggtactaacggaaggggggcaatgttggcgccgccactgcgaccagctacggcgacgattcccaggaggaacccgggaggagagcgggacagaggggtcccaaggggacagcagggcagtgaggcctgtagagcgagaggggtgggcaggggaagcagaagcagtaggcacagaggggcgccccgaggctggaaggacaccggaaccagagccacaacctagtggttcagtggcgccagaccagacagccccggcacagccagcagcctcggaacacgagccagaaccagaacccctgaccaaggaacaccccaggccacaacgcacacggaggcggccagcagaccttggggactacgaatgcaacttcccgggcaggactggaacttag